One Hippoglossus stenolepis isolate QCI-W04-F060 chromosome 9, HSTE1.2, whole genome shotgun sequence genomic region harbors:
- the hint2 gene encoding histidine triad nucleotide-binding protein 2, mitochondrial isoform X1, which yields MISLRQISRTRLVGTGSVLLGRLQLVGGACQVSAPETNRLLLVSVLLCVAAAQHVDNICPSSCGADCGEPTVHRERPLCTKSEEVRLAEEASRRYGSPAPTIFSKVIDRSIPADIIYEDEKCLAFRDIMPQAPVHFLVIPRVPIPRLSEAKDDDAELLGHLLVVAKNVAKQESLKEGYRVVINDGKHGAQSVYHLHIHVLGGRQMTWPPG from the exons ATGATCAGTTTACGTCAGATTTCCCGGACGCGGCTCGTCGGGACCGGAAGTGTCCTCCTGGGCCGCCTGCAGCTCGTCGGTGGAGCTTGTCAGGTATCTGCTCCCGAAACCAACAGGCTGCTCCTCGTGAGCGTGTTACTGTGTGTGGCCGCCGCACAACATGTGGACAACATCTGTCCCTCCAGCTGCGGTGCTGACTGCGGGGAACCTACAGTGCACCGAGAG AGACCACTGTGCACCAAGAGTGAGGAGGTGCGCTTGGCGGAGGAGGCCAGCAGGAGGTACGGCTCCCCGGCTCCAACCATCTTCTCCAAAGTGATTGACAGAAGCATCCCTGCAGATATTATATATGAAGATGAGAAG TGTTTGGCATTCAGGGACATCATGCCACAGGCCCCTGTTCATTTCCTGGTCATTCCCAGGGTCCCTATTCCCAGattaagtgaagccaaagatgatgatgctgag CTTTTAGGACACTTGTTGGTCGTCGCCAAAAATGTGGCAAAGCAAGAATCTCTGAAAGAAGGATACAGAGTCG TGATCAACGATGGAAAGCACGGTGCTCAGTCAGTTTACCACCTTCACATCCACGTCCTGGGAGGAAGACAGATGACCTGGCCTCCAGGATAA
- the hint2 gene encoding histidine triad nucleotide-binding protein 2, mitochondrial isoform X2 encodes MISLRQISRTRLVGTGSVLLGRLQLVGGACQRPLCTKSEEVRLAEEASRRYGSPAPTIFSKVIDRSIPADIIYEDEKCLAFRDIMPQAPVHFLVIPRVPIPRLSEAKDDDAELLGHLLVVAKNVAKQESLKEGYRVVINDGKHGAQSVYHLHIHVLGGRQMTWPPG; translated from the exons ATGATCAGTTTACGTCAGATTTCCCGGACGCGGCTCGTCGGGACCGGAAGTGTCCTCCTGGGCCGCCTGCAGCTCGTCGGTGGAGCTTGTCAG AGACCACTGTGCACCAAGAGTGAGGAGGTGCGCTTGGCGGAGGAGGCCAGCAGGAGGTACGGCTCCCCGGCTCCAACCATCTTCTCCAAAGTGATTGACAGAAGCATCCCTGCAGATATTATATATGAAGATGAGAAG TGTTTGGCATTCAGGGACATCATGCCACAGGCCCCTGTTCATTTCCTGGTCATTCCCAGGGTCCCTATTCCCAGattaagtgaagccaaagatgatgatgctgag CTTTTAGGACACTTGTTGGTCGTCGCCAAAAATGTGGCAAAGCAAGAATCTCTGAAAGAAGGATACAGAGTCG TGATCAACGATGGAAAGCACGGTGCTCAGTCAGTTTACCACCTTCACATCCACGTCCTGGGAGGAAGACAGATGACCTGGCCTCCAGGATAA
- the hint2 gene encoding histidine triad nucleotide-binding protein 2, mitochondrial isoform X3, whose amino-acid sequence MWTTSVPPAAVLTAGNLQCTERSGSVWPLQRPLCTKSEEVRLAEEASRRYGSPAPTIFSKVIDRSIPADIIYEDEKCLAFRDIMPQAPVHFLVIPRVPIPRLSEAKDDDAELLGHLLVVAKNVAKQESLKEGYRVVINDGKHGAQSVYHLHIHVLGGRQMTWPPG is encoded by the exons ATGTGGACAACATCTGTCCCTCCAGCTGCGGTGCTGACTGCGGGGAACCTACAGTGCACCGAGAGGTCTGGTTCAGTGTGGCCCttgcag AGACCACTGTGCACCAAGAGTGAGGAGGTGCGCTTGGCGGAGGAGGCCAGCAGGAGGTACGGCTCCCCGGCTCCAACCATCTTCTCCAAAGTGATTGACAGAAGCATCCCTGCAGATATTATATATGAAGATGAGAAG TGTTTGGCATTCAGGGACATCATGCCACAGGCCCCTGTTCATTTCCTGGTCATTCCCAGGGTCCCTATTCCCAGattaagtgaagccaaagatgatgatgctgag CTTTTAGGACACTTGTTGGTCGTCGCCAAAAATGTGGCAAAGCAAGAATCTCTGAAAGAAGGATACAGAGTCG TGATCAACGATGGAAAGCACGGTGCTCAGTCAGTTTACCACCTTCACATCCACGTCCTGGGAGGAAGACAGATGACCTGGCCTCCAGGATAA